In Megalobrama amblycephala isolate DHTTF-2021 linkage group LG9, ASM1881202v1, whole genome shotgun sequence, the sequence taacaatgaatgactttttaatcaactaacaaagattaataaatactgtagcaaatatattgcttgttgttagttgatgttggttaatacattaatgttaataaatgagaccttattgtaaagtgttaccatttttatttatactgtttttatttctgtgatcagattgtggagaggagttcagttaggaggtcaaaggctgtagaagctcataattcatgtacagtaagatctgaagagaagccagtcagttgagttagtggcaaaaccttttacattacttgagtattgttgtcttttactgcatatgataattcagtctcagaaagtagaactgaaatgacattcattacaaaatgattagttaaaacatttcaaatacacctgcagaatattttttctagtcatgtatttcgccatcttgtctcgtctcgtgaactcaatctcgagtctcgtctcgtctcgtgagatactggtctcgtcacacccctactgtcTGCACATGGTCCGTGTCCTCTTTACTCCGCAATGTTTTTACACTGTGAGAATATGGatgataaatatatgtatatgtacgGTGTATTTGATATTGTTGTACCAGTTAGTGTGAGTTTCTCCTGTAGAGTGTCCTGCAGTTGAGTCAGAGCTCTCCTCAGAGGCTCCAGGGTCTCATCAGTCTTCACACTGATCTCAGACCAGTTCCTAGTGTTTCTAGAGCTGCACAGGGATGAGTAAATCTACAGCAGGAGAGAGGAGAAATCCTTCAGCATGGGGAGTGTTATGGTGTCATATACTGCATTATCATTGATCAGAGAGATGTTGACTGACCTGTAGGAGGTGGAGGTGATCTTCAGTGTGTGagagctgctccagctcagtgtttctcatctttagctcagtgatctcctgctccagctCTTCAATGAGCTCTTCCTTCTGTTTCTCTGCTGCTTTCTGCTGCTCCTCCATCATCTCCAGCAGTTCAGTCTGAcatctctcaatggagcggatgagaTCAGTGAAGAGCTCGACACGGGCTGCTTTCTCCTTCTCTGAGTTTCTCTGCTCAACCAGGACAATCAACACATTATTAGTGGTGTTTGAAGAATCACTATtgctctgcttcagtgttattagAAGTtatgttatttgttattttcaaaataactttGAAAACTGCACTGACTGAAAAACATCGACTGCACTGAATGATTCCTCAAATCATGTGTcttgttgaggagaggtgtTTTGTgctattattttaagttattaaagtaaaaacagaTATAAAAAAGCATGCAATCACAATTCTAATAGCCCTTTTATACAGCAATTCACTAAACACAAATTTAATATTAAGTGATTACATTATAGACACAGTATTAACAGCTTTGTCTATTTTTGCTTTGCCAGCGAAAACAGTTCCAACTTTCAAACAAAACTGCAGCAGAAACAATTGTTGAACATGTCTGAGCAACACATACAGTGGTGTTTCAATGTTTGTTTCTGTCTGTCGTTTAAACAAGTATTAAACCAAATCAATTCAGATTCTCTCAAAGACAACACAagttgccacctactggtctatcgatgtaacctgcagaaagaATCACTGTAAAACACTGTATTGATGGATTGATACAAACAGTGAAAGTCCCCTGAACTAACTcatgtaataaatatttaagaaaaCATAATTACATAATTGAACTCACTTTTCTGACTTCTGCTGAGTGTTTGACATCTTGAATCTTCTTGATTCTGTCCTGGATCATCTGCTGCACGTCTTTCTGTGTCTTCATCAGTTTAGTCTATAGACACAGAACAACACAGACACATTCATCATAACAGAGATTTACTGTCTTCTGAGGaaacctttaatgtttccatgaACTTTTTTGTTTCACAAAATAACAGTCAGTAACTTCTACCTTCTtctcttcactctcctcttctATAGGAACAGTGTTGTGGTTCTTGTGGTCTGTTAAAGTGCACATCGGACAAACACACGTCTGATCATCTCTACAGAACAGCTCCAGAGGTCTCTCATGTTTCTGACATATATAGTCCTCCAGATTCGTCACAGGATTGATCAGTTTGTGTTTCTTTAAACCTGCCACTCTCAAATGAGGCTCCAGGTGAGTTTCACAGTAAGAGCTCTGACACACCAGACACGACTTCAGGGCTTTCAGCTTTCTTTCCTCACAGACGTCACACAGAACTTCAGgttttttcagaaattcaggTTTTTTCTCAGGACATTTCTTTTTATAGTGATCTACAACTTCTCTGAGTGTGGTATTAATCTTGAGATCAGGTCTAATCTTGAATGTTTCTTTACAATATGGACAGTTGCAGGTCTGGCTGTTGTCCCAGTGTTTATTCAGACAGGTCTTGCAGAAGTTGTGTCCACATGGAGTGCTGACTGGATCAGTGAACACATCCAGACATATCGAGCACTGAAGATCCTCAGTCAGTGGACCACTGGAGGATGACATGCCTGGAGAAAGAAATGATGAAGATAAATCACCTACACTATAGTCTAAAGTTTGGACAAACTTGAAATGAACActgaatttaataatgttaggaataaacaaagaaataaaataaacaaataaataaatagatgatggatgaataaataaataagaaatattaatttgagaTGAAATAATTTCATTATCCATTTCTGTACATTCctgaatatatatttcaaaatgttacTATATGAAAAGAGTGAAAGTCATTCATCTGGTTACTGACTTACATGGAGGTTCATCTCTACTCCGTCTCCTGGTTTTTCTTGCTTTTGTTGATGTTGGTAAAGATTCTGCCATTGTTTTTTCCCTCTTCAAGCCTTGTCAAGAAAAAAGACACTCtatttcacagtataaattatgACCAATGATTTGCTCCTTGTAATATTGAGTGTTCATTTGGTCACTGAGGTTAAAATTAAACTTCCAAAGTCAGATTTTGGGTTACTTATTATTTAACACTAAATCATTTTAAAGTACAGAGCACAtggtgtatatgtatatttttatgtaaaaatgattttcagCTGCAGTTTAGCAGGTTTGTGTTCAGTCTGTCTGCAGCTCAtttacttcctgtttctttcatCTTTCTGTCATGTgacaaaatgacagaaacaccAAACTTTGCTTTACAACTAATCAAATGACATTTACAATACAGTTCTGATATCATTTCAGTGCAGTAAACAACTAAAGTAGTTGAGTATTTGACATGCTTAAATCTGATTCAGTTCAACTCACTCCAGTTCAACATAAACTCTACTAAACCAGATCACTTCCATCAGAAACCTGTTCAGCTCAATCTCTCTTATATTTCTATCATTACCTGTGAGGATCAGATGTGTCCACAAGACTCTTTGAACGGTTCAATAAATATTCTGTTGTTTAAAGAGGTTGATCGTTTCAGGTGTCCATATTGTTGTTGGTCAAGTTAGTTTCACTTTCTCTGAATCTCTCTGAACTCCAGTGATGTCAGAGCTCCTCCTGTATTTACGCATTCACATTTGTCTCTGTATTCAGTGTGTTGGTTCATGTGTGTCTGTTTGTATTTGGACTGATGTTTCTATCAGGTCATGAAGAGATTTCAGCAGACTTACAAAAGCTGGATTGTCTGGCAACA encodes:
- the LOC125276114 gene encoding E3 ubiquitin-protein ligase TRIM39-like isoform X1 — protein: MAESLPTSTKARKTRRRSRDEPPCMSSSSGPLTEDLQCSICLDVFTDPVSTPCGHNFCKTCLNKHWDNSQTCNCPYCKETFKIRPDLKINTTLREVVDHYKKKCPEKKPEFLKKPEVLCDVCEERKLKALKSCLVCQSSYCETHLEPHLRVAGLKKHKLINPVTNLEDYICQKHERPLELFCRDDQTCVCPMCTLTDHKNHNTVPIEEESEEKKTKLMKTQKDVQQMIQDRIKKIQDVKHSAEVRKRNSEKEKAARVELFTDLIRSIERCQTELLEMMEEQQKAAEKQKEELIEELEQEITELKMRNTELEQLSHTEDHLHLLQIYSSLCSSRNTRNWSEISVKTDETLEPLRRALTQLQDTLQEKLTLTVSTDLKRMQQYEVDVTLDPDTAHPELILSNGGKQVRHGDISQKLPDKPERFDPCVGVLGKEGFSSGRFYFEVQVKGKTDWTLGVARESINRKGKITLRPSNGYWTVIMRNGNEYKACDDPRVSLSLSVKPQRVGVFVDYEEGLVSFCDVKSSSHIYSFTGQSFTGKLYPFFSPGLNDGGKNSTPLIITPVKYKK
- the LOC125276114 gene encoding E3 ubiquitin-protein ligase TRIM39-like isoform X2, with product MAESLPTSTKARKTRRRSRDEPPCMSSSSGPLTEDLQCSICLDVFTDPVSTPCGHNFCKTCLNKHWDNSQTCNCPYCKETFKIRPDLKINTTLREVVDHYKKKCPEKKPEFLKKPEVLCDVCEERKLKALKSCLVCQSSYCETHLEPHLRVAGLKKHKLINPVTNLEDYICQKHERPLELFCRDDQTCVCPMCTLTDHKNHNTVPIEEESEEKKTKLMKTQKDVQQMIQDRIKKIQDVKHSAEVRKRNSEKEKAARVELFTDLIRSIERCQTELLEMMEEQQKAAEKQKEELIEELEQEITELKMRNTELEQLSHTEDHLHLLQIYSSLCSSRNTRNWSEISVKTDETLEPLRRALTQLQDTLQEKLTLTDLKRMQQYEVDVTLDPDTAHPELILSNGGKQVRHGDISQKLPDKPERFDPCVGVLGKEGFSSGRFYFEVQVKGKTDWTLGVARESINRKGKITLRPSNGYWTVIMRNGNEYKACDDPRVSLSLSVKPQRVGVFVDYEEGLVSFCDVKSSSHIYSFTGQSFTGKLYPFFSPGLNDGGKNSTPLIITPVKYKK